In Colletotrichum destructivum chromosome 8, complete sequence, the following proteins share a genomic window:
- a CDS encoding Putative serine/threonine-protein kinase, active, translating to MARVYADVNQNMPRSYWDYDSVNISWGVLENYEVVRKIGRGKYSEVFEGINVVNYQKCVIKVLKPVKKKKIKREIKILQNLAGGPNVIALLDVVRDSQSKTPSLIFEHVNNTDFRSLYPKFNDLDVRFYINELLKALDFCHSKGIMHRDVKPHNVMIDHENRKLRLIDWGLAEFYHQGTEYNVRVASRYFKGPELLVDFQEYDYSLDMWSLGAMFASMIFRKEPFFHGNSNSDQLVKIAKVLGTDDLFDYLDKYEIELDAQYDDILGRFQKKPWHSFVTAENQRFVSNEAIDFLDKLLRYDHQERLTAKEAQAHPYFNPVRDPEVFKQHLASQTASGVSSN from the exons ATGGCGCGGGTCTACGCAGATGTCAACCAGAACATGCCCCGCAGCTACTGGGACTACGACAGTGTGAACATCA GCTGGGGCGTTCTTGAGAACTACGAGGTGGTCAGGAAAATTG GTCGCGGAAAGTACTCGGAGGTCTTCGAAGGCATCAATGTCGTCAACTACCAGAAGTGCGTCATCAAGGTCTTGAAGCctgtgaagaagaagaagatcaagcGTGAGATCAAGATCCTGCAGAACCTGGCGGGAGGCCCCAACGTTATTGCACTGTTGGATGTGGTTAGGGATTCGCAA AGTAAGACGCCGTCCCTCATCTTCGAGCATGTCAACAACACCGACTTCCGAAGCCTCTACCCCAAGTTCAACGATCTCGATGTTCGATTCTACATCAACGAGCTGCTGAAAGCCCTCGACTTTTGTCACAGCAAGGGTATCATGCACCGCGACGTCAAGCCTCACAACGTTATGATCGATCATGAGAACAGAAAG TTGCGGCTCATCGATTGGGGTTTAGCCGAGTTCTACCACCAGGGCACCGAATACAACGTGCGTGTGGCTTCCAGATATTTCAAGGGCCCCGAGTTGTTGGTCGATTTCCAGGAGTACGACTACAGTCTCGACATGTGGAGCCTGGGCGCTATGTTTGCCTCTATGATCTTCCGCAAGGAGCCCTTCTTCCATGGCAACTCGAACTCGGACCAACTCGTTAAGATCGCCAAGGTCCTCGGTACAGACGACCTCTTTGACTACCTTGACAAGTACGAGATCGAGCTTGATGCTCAGTACGACGACATCCTGGGCCGCTTCCAGAAGAAGCCCTGGCACTCCTTCGTGACCGCCGAAAACCAGCGTTTCGTCAGCAACGAAGCGATCGACTTCTTGGACAAGCTGCTGCGATACGACCACCAG GAACGCCTCACTGCCAAAGAGGCCCAGGCACACCCCTACTTCAACCCCGTCCGGGATCCCGAGGTTTTCAAGCAACACCTAGCCAGCCAGACTGCGTCCGGCGTAAGCAGCAACTGA
- a CDS encoding Putative atg6/Beclin, atg6, BARA domain, atg6/beclin, coiled-coil domain-containing protein, with product MYCQKCRTQLKLDSSLEELNPAAYDLLVASSSQQSPKKTASARPYHPQDGQRKVLYDRVSHNAASATFKRHGSGPSSSAQRDSTMSFIYLTESQVAQPVLSRPDPPMATTGSPRGGKSGLKGQDEQRGGSKAHEMERISKLFEILSARSDIDHPICVECTEMLVEGLQKKLEVAARERDAYVGFLKQVQGDQPSEEDVKAQNEALSKAKEAEAEAMAELLRLEKEKAAVDAEIVALEEESQQLDHEEEQFWRERNAFATKLADFQNERDSTNSKFDNDAQLLEKLQRSNVYNDTFCISHDGTFATINGLRLGRLSSKPVDWPEINAAWGHALLLLVTVADKLGYKFDGFEPQPMGSTSKIVRYELPSPTASRLGSHRSAPPPAPKKHVLELFSNGDLPLGLTFMHRKFDNAMVAFLELVRQLGAFVHRQTAADGHPLSLPYKIEGDKIMDVSIKLGIAQDDGWTKACKLTLTCCKFLLAHASNVNTTARAVNNQ from the exons ATGTATTGCCAAAAGTGTCGCACACAGCTCAAGCTGGACAGTTCCCTTGAGGAGTTGAATCCAGCCGCGTAcgatctcctcgtcg CCTCTTCCTCACAACAGTCTCCCAAAAAGACGGCCTCTGCGCGACCATACCATCCCCAGGACGGGCAACGAAAAGTCCTTTACGACAGAGTATCCCATAATGCAGCATCTGCGACCTTCAAACGCCATGGCAGCGGCCCATCGAGCTCGGCGCAACGAGACTCTACCATGTCCTTCATCTACCTCACCGAATCACAAGTCGCCCAGCCCGTCCTCTCCCGACCTGACCCTCCTATGGCAACTACTGGATCACCGCGAGGTGGAAAGAGCGGCCTGAAAGGTCAGGATGAGCAACGCGGCGGCAGCAAAGCACACGAGATGGAGCGCATCAGCAAGCTATTTGAAATTCTTTCCGCGCGATCCGATATCGATCATCCCATATGCGTTGAATGCACCGAAATGCTGGTGGAGGGCCTACAAAAGAAGCTCGAGGTTGCGGCGAGAGAACGCGATGCCTACGTCGGATTTCTGAAACAGGTGCAAGGCGACCAACccagcgaggaggacgtcAAAGCACAGAACGAGGCTTTGAGCAAGGCaaaagaggccgaggcagaGGCGATGGCCGAGCTTCTGCGTCtggagaaagagaaggcGGCTGTGGATGCCGAAATCGTTGCTTTGGAAGAGGAGTCTCAGCAACTCGACCACGAAGAAGAGCAGTTTTGGCGTGAACGCAACGCCTTCGCCACGAAACTTGCCGACTTCCAGAACGAGCGCGACAGCACAAACTCCAAGTTCGACAACGAcgcccagctcctcgagaAGTTGCAACGCTCCAACGTCTACAACGACACCTTCTGCATAAGCCATGACGGCACTTTTGCCACCATCAACGGGCTGAGACTGGGCCGGTTGTCTAGCAAACCAGTCGACTGGCCCGAGATCAACGCGGCATGGGGGCATGCGCTTCTCCTGCTCGTCACCGTGGCCGATAAGCTGGGTTACAAGTTCGACGGGTTCGAGCCGCAGCCCATGGGAAGCACTTCAAAGATTGTTCGATACGAACTACCGTCACCGACTGCTAGTCGTCTTGGTTCGCACCGGagcgcaccgccgccggctccgaaGAAGCACGTCCTCGAGCTTTTCTCCAACGGGGACTTGCCCCTCGGCCTGACTTTCATGCACCGCAAGTTCGACAACGCCATGGTGGCATTCCTCGAGCTAGTGCGGCAGCTTGGCGCTTTCGTGCATCGGCAGACGGCAGCAGATGGTCATCCTCTCAGCCTTCCGTACAAGATTGAAGGCGACAAGATCATGGACGTGAGTATTAAGTTAGGCA
- a CDS encoding Putative centromere protein Scm3/HJURP — translation MNDMEPPAKRPRTGPSPSGQQSKEDEDDELNYEPEEVSQMRDPGYQLEQSRAFAAFKLKSTFEHIFQKYERDFTGIGDEIDLRTGRIIENNGHLERMRNERDTGIPDDDEDEEDEGVNLEDAFASSDEDDDEASAEDVADGDEDSDQSDDEEDEERILHDKNDSIAPSASLIPKAKEQLQHRSSLSHALSGTPKPGSEPRLSNLAPPRQLRNGSSNPSANVWGYEPESVDPTWRAPEISPPRPSDDLMSKLYGARYRFPVSQGSKSVWASRQDSELEKITPEPFRIDMAQLVRARQEASRMARPTSKKLLPAFTPHDDNEDDILGVSTVDRKVRPAGERNKEGMAKDQVSVTFTRGQSQEEPLPSIEVEQTRSKTATVSSIKETNGRSKTKSLVREKSPPETKKSIPKKERSASKKQLVPAKVRKPRKFSPPVEVFDEQVEGRPVNKTAGLDTAQIITSFVTDEEAQERPKQRIIVELFSKRPSADEITEVEDPEDMDVFALTEQDMTLASGLSGLTVSENGRSPERPVAQRALVGVSHDANALVEAPTEKAPEPPKNRFTRHQIDPSYAFSDDEDGIPTTRSRPNRSHKQSVDVPVTVKSAKPVSATAIEPSEEMLVSEGSEDQQGAEVQLEAEADNAESSPAGDKSITDEPAGMDVDDSEEQVSKQTAAPERHLDPDACRASEALADIDAAAMLQTMDDPIEECQPAGKHAVENPSLVDAGHLQSYPEVVADESRSLDPQSQEPATGKAFRQQAQDEPRIDVVQAESLDESEAKVEEGNSAEDIQQTDDEEVLEPFTIPLGLDKIDETSASEIDTGTEAMDIDLPNLPPPPTESPAPIGILFAAPRRSRPSSAIRSSRVGMSATSPMRNLNLQSSSPLRKYGNPSSFSSAKAHTVVRPCPSASPERKRNARKREPTAGQPSGFASESPHSGAVDVSATPAVGEPLPGPKPPRKRRQPKTPSTPSSRQTPLTAKVLSSNKRSIISLLSDNEDELTLDLFKTWTSSGGTHRDRKRTTSFTPVLLAGPETKITTPMKQRIVAASDGGDGTGSGTATTKGRKRKAAWAFATPTKVHFGSPSGSLIRTPGGNMRRCGEEGFRCDRDFCFTCL, via the coding sequence ATGAACGACATGGAGCCGCCCGCAAAAAGACCAAGGACCGGCCCGTCGCCATCTGGCCAACAGTcaaaagaagacgaagatgacgagctcAACTATGAGCCCGAGGAGGTGTCTCAGATGCGGGACCCCGGCTACCAACTTGAGCAATCTCGTgccttcgccgccttcaaGTTGAAGTCGACCTTTGAACACATTTTCCAGAAATACGAGAGGGACTTCACAGGTATCGGCGATGAAATTGATCTGAGGACCGGTAGGATTATTGAGAACAATGGCCACCTGGAACGTATGAGAAACGAAAGGGACACTGGCATCcccgatgatgatgaagatgaagaagacgagggtgTGAACTTGGAGGACGCCTTTGCCTCTagcgatgaggacgatgatgaagcATCAGCCGAAGACGTTGCAGATGGAGACGAAGACTCCGACCAGTcagatgacgaagaagacgaagaacgAATCTTGCACGACAAAAACGACAGCATTGCTCCTTCAGCATCTCTCATACCCAAGGCAAAGGAGCAGTTGCAACATCGCTCGAGCCTTTCCCACGCGCTATCAGGCACACCCAAGCCTGGATCCGAGCCGCGGTTGTCTAATCTCGCCCCACCACGTCAACTAAGAAATGGCAGCTCGAATCCCTCTGCAAATGTCTGGGGGTATGAACCTGAGTCTGTAGACCCCACATGGAGAGCCCCTGAGATCAGCCCGCCAAGACCGAGTGACGACCTGATGTCGAAACTATACGGAGCAAGATATCGCTTTCCAGTCAGTCAGGGGTCAAAATCGGTGTGGGCTTCGCGGCAGGATAGCGAATTGGAAAAGATAACGCCTGAGCCTTTCCGGATTGATATGGCGCAACTCGTTCGTGCGAGACAAGAAGCCTcaaggatggcgaggccgacgtcgaagaAACTCTTGCCAGCTTTTACCCCCCATGACGACAATGAGGACGATATCCTGGGTGTTTCTACTGTTGATCGAAAAGTTCGGCCTGCGGGGGAAAGGAACAAGGAGGGTATGGCAAAGGATCAGGTATCTGTCACATTTACGAGAGGACAGTCTCAAGAAGAGCCTCTACCATCTATTGAAGTCGAACAAACAAGGTCGAAAACTGCCACAGTTTCTTCCATCAAAGAAACAAATGGTCGCAGCAAGACGAAGTCTCTGGTGAGAGAGAAGTCGCCCCCGGAAACGAAGAAGTCAATACCAAAGAAAGAACGGTCAGCCTCGAAGAAACAACTCGTTCCAGCCAAGGTGCGAAAGCCGAGAAAGTTTTCTCCACCGGTCGAAGTTTTCGACGAACAAGTTGAGGGACGGCCTGTTAATAAAACCGCTGGTTTGGACACTGCGCAGATCATCACCAGTTTTGTAACGGACGAAGAGGCACAGGAAAGACCCAAGCAACGAATCATCGTTGAGCTTTTCTCAAAAAGACCTTCAGCAGACGAGATCACGGAGGTTGAGGATCCAGAAGACATGGATGTCTTCGCTTTAACCGAACAGGATATGACACTCGCCTCTGGACTTTCGGGCTTGACTGTCTCTGAGAATGGGCGATCTCCGGAGCGCCCAGTTGCCCAAAGAGCTCTGGTTGGGGTCAGTCATGATGCCAACGCACTCGTTGAAGCTCCAACCGAAAAGGCACCTGAACCACCAAAGAACAGGTTCACTAGACATCAGATTGACCCGTCTTATGCCTTCTctgatgacgaagacggcatCCCTACCACACGATCAAGACCCAATCGCTCCCACAAGCAATCTGTCGATGTTCCTGTAACTGTTAAATCTGCCAAGCCAGTCTCCGCGACTGCAATAGAGCCGTCTGAGGAGATGCTTGTCTCGGAAGGCTCAGAGGACCAGCAAGGAGCTGAAGTTCAGTTAGAAGCGGAAGCAGACAATGCTGAGTCTTCGCCTGCTGGGGATAAATCAATCACGGATGAGCCCGCTGGCATGGATGTTGATGACTCGGAGGAACAGGTTTCTAAGCAAACAGCTGCTCCGGAACGGCACCTTGATCCCGACGCTTGTAGAGCGTCCGAGGCCTTAGCCGATAtcgacgcggccgccatGCTCCAAACGATGGATGATCCCATTGAAGAGTGTCAGCCAGCGGGTAAGCATGCTGTCGAAAATCCAAGCCTGGTGGATGCAGGGCATTTGCAGTCATATCCAGAAGTTGTTGCGGACGAGTCACGGTCTTTGGACCCTCAAAGCCAAGAACCAGCAACCGGGAAAGCGTTTCGACAGCAGGCCCAGGATGAACCTCGAATAGATGTGGTACAGGCAGAATCGCTGGACGAGAGCGAAGCCAAAGTCGAGGAGGGAAACTCAGCAGAAGACATTCAACAAacagatgacgaggaagtcCTCGAACCCTTCACAATACCTCTTGGCCTCGACAAAATCGACGAGACAAGCGCATCTGAGATCGACACCGGGACGGAAGCAATGGACATCGATCTCCCCAatcttccgccgccgccgacagaGTCACCGGCTCCCATAGGGATCTTGTTTGCAGCACCCCGTCGGTCCCGCCCATCCTCGGCAATTCGCTCAAGTCGCGTTGGAATGAGTGCCACGTCCCCCATGAGAAACCTCAACCTCCAATCTAGTAGCCCCCTCAGAAAATACGGAAACCCCAGCTCCTTTTCCTCCGCGAAAGCTCACACGGTGGTCCGGCCCTGCCCCTCAGCCAGCCCCGAGCGCAAACGGAATGCCAGGAAACGCGAACCCACTGCTGGTCAGCCTTCCGGATTTGCGTCTGAGAGCCCGCACTCCGGGGCGGTGGACGTCTCCGCCACaccggccgtcggcgagcctTTGCCCGGACCCAAGCCACCCAGGAAGAGACGACAGCCAAAGACCCCCAGCACGCCTTCTTCGAGACAAACCCCCCTCACGGCCAAGGTATTGTCCTCCAACAAGAGATCCATAATCTCCCTTCTCTCCGACAACGAGGACGAACTCACCCTGGACCTCTTCAAAACCTGGACTTCAAGCGGTGGTACTCACAGAGACCGCAAGAGAACAACCTCCTTCACACctgtcctcctcgccggacCCGAGACGAAGATCACCACGCCCATGAAGCAGCGCATCGTAGCCGcgagcgacggcggcgacggcacaGGCTCGGGCACGGCCACAACGAAAGGCAGGAAGCGCaaggcggcgtgggcgttTGCTACCCCCACCAAAGTCCACTTCGGCAGCCCTTCGGGCTCGCTCATCCGCACGCCAGGCGGGAACATGCGCCGTtgcggcgaagaagggtTCCGATGCGATAGAGATTTCTGTTTTACATGTCTATAA